Below is a window of Cryobacterium sp. PAMC25264 DNA.
CTTGATGCCGAAGTTGTCGTTGAAGACCTTGGCCAGCGGTGCGAGGCAGTTGGTGGTGCAGGAGGCGTTCGAGATGATGTCGAACTTCGCGGAGTCGTACGTCTCCTCGTTGACGCCCATGACGATCGTCGCAACATCGCCGGTGGCGGGAGCGGAGACGATGACCTTCTTGGCGCCGGCGGTGATGTGCTTGCGTGCGTCGTCGGCCTTGGTGAAGCGACCAGTGGACTCGATCACGATGTCGACGCCCAGGGCGCCCCAGGGCAGGTTGGCCGGGTCGCGCTCGGCGAGAACCTTGATCGGCTTGCCGTTGACGAGGATCGAGTCGCCCTCGACGGAGACGGTGGCGTCCAGACGACCCGTGATGGAGTCGTATTTGAGGAGGTGGGCCAGCGTCTTGGTGTCGGTGAGGTCGTTGACTGCAACGATCTCGATGTCGCTGCCCTGGGCCAGTGCGGCGCGCAGGTAGTTGCGGCCGATGCGGCCAAATCCGTTAATGCCAATCT
It encodes the following:
- the gap gene encoding type I glyceraldehyde-3-phosphate dehydrogenase; protein product: MSVKIGINGFGRIGRNYLRAALAQGSDIEIVAVNDLTDTKTLAHLLKYDSITGRLDATVSVEGDSILVNGKPIKVLAERDPANLPWGALGVDIVIESTGRFTKADDARKHITAGAKKVIVSAPATGDVATIVMGVNEETYDSAKFDIISNASCTTNCLAPLAKVFNDNFGIKSGLMTTIHAYTADQNLQDGPHSDLRRARAAAVNIIPTSTGAAKALGIVLPELAGKLDGFALRVPVPTGSITDLTVVAEKPVTVEAIKAAYKAAAEGPLKGILMYTEDEIVSSDIVTDPHSSIFDAGLLRVLGDQVKLSSWYDNEWGYSNRMVDLTEFVAERL